In Devosia sp. 1566, a single genomic region encodes these proteins:
- a CDS encoding methionine ABC transporter ATP-binding protein, translating into MALRDVEKTYPARSGGGAVSALEAITLDVPKGSILGVIGRSGAGKSTLIRLVNGLERPSSGRVVVDGVEISALPEHALREQRRSIGMIFQHFNLLARRTAYDNIALPLEIAGLPSSQIKARITPLLELVGLADKARRYPAELSGGQKQRVGIARALATNPKVLLSDEATSALDPETTEQILALLRRVNAELSLTVLLITHEMSVIKSVADRVAVIDGGRIVEERSTFDLFTRPRHPTTRNFVASLTGTELPAHLASKLASDPAGASQALVRLTFTGGDAAQPFLSVLTRQLDLDLGIIQAKVDHIAGQPFGTLIVGVPAVPTQVAALSEAAQKLGLDVEVLGYVA; encoded by the coding sequence ATCGCGCTGCGGGACGTCGAAAAGACCTATCCGGCGCGCTCCGGCGGGGGCGCCGTCAGTGCCTTGGAAGCCATTACGCTTGATGTTCCCAAAGGCTCCATCTTGGGCGTTATCGGGCGCTCGGGGGCCGGCAAATCGACATTGATCCGGCTGGTCAATGGGCTCGAACGGCCAAGCAGTGGCCGGGTCGTGGTGGATGGTGTCGAGATTTCCGCCCTGCCCGAACATGCCCTGCGCGAGCAGCGCCGCTCCATCGGCATGATCTTCCAGCATTTCAACCTGCTGGCGCGCCGCACCGCCTATGACAATATTGCGCTGCCCCTCGAGATTGCTGGCCTCCCCTCATCCCAGATCAAGGCGCGGATCACCCCCCTGCTCGAGCTTGTGGGTTTGGCCGACAAGGCGCGGCGCTATCCCGCCGAACTGTCGGGCGGCCAAAAGCAGCGCGTCGGCATTGCCCGTGCCCTCGCGACCAATCCCAAGGTGCTGCTGTCGGACGAAGCGACCTCGGCGCTTGACCCGGAAACCACCGAACAAATCCTGGCGCTGCTGCGCCGCGTCAATGCCGAACTGTCCCTGACCGTGCTGCTGATCACCCATGAAATGTCCGTCATCAAGTCGGTGGCCGATCGGGTGGCGGTGATCGATGGCGGCCGGATTGTGGAGGAAAGGTCGACCTTTGACCTCTTTACCCGGCCAAGGCACCCAACAACGCGCAACTTTGTCGCCAGCCTCACGGGCACCGAACTGCCGGCCCATCTCGCTAGCAAGCTTGCCTCAGATCCCGCAGGCGCGTCGCAGGCGCTGGTGCGCCTGACCTTTACCGGTGGCGACGCGGCCCAGCCCTTTCTGTCCGTATTGACCCGGCAACTCGATCTGGATCTGGGGATTATCCAGGCCAAGGTCGATCACATCGCCGGGCAACCCTTTGGCACCCTGATCGTGGGAGTCCCCGCCGTGCCCACCCAGGTTGCGGCGCTGAGCGAAGCGGCGCAAAAGCTGGGTTTGGATGTTGAGGTGCTTGGCTATGTGGCCTGA
- a CDS encoding methionine ABC transporter permease, protein MWPEVFSPQILKLLVSSVGQTLYMVGVAGLIGTLIGLPLGVFLATSRRGELFAAPAINNAIGLVVNAARSTPFIILVVAIVPLTRLIAGTSIGTSAAIVPLTIAAAPFIARVIEAAIRGVDQGLIEAARAMGATPLQIVQKVLLPEALPAIVSALTLTVVSLIGYSAMVGAVGGGGLGDLGIRFGYQRFMPDVMLVVVLVLIVLVQGVQSLGDFLARRLDKRARF, encoded by the coding sequence ATGTGGCCTGAAGTTTTTTCCCCCCAGATCCTCAAGCTGCTGGTCTCATCGGTTGGCCAAACCCTCTATATGGTGGGCGTGGCCGGGTTGATCGGCACCCTGATCGGCCTGCCGCTCGGGGTGTTTCTCGCCACCAGCCGGCGCGGCGAACTCTTTGCCGCCCCCGCGATCAACAACGCGATCGGCCTTGTGGTCAACGCTGCCCGTTCCACCCCGTTCATCATTCTTGTGGTTGCCATCGTTCCCCTGACGCGGCTGATTGCCGGCACCTCCATCGGCACCAGCGCCGCCATCGTGCCGCTGACCATTGCTGCGGCGCCCTTCATTGCCCGCGTCATCGAAGCGGCGATTCGCGGGGTTGATCAGGGCTTGATCGAGGCGGCCCGCGCCATGGGCGCCACGCCGCTCCAGATCGTTCAAAAAGTGCTGTTGCCCGAGGCGTTGCCGGCCATCGTCTCGGCCCTCACGCTCACCGTCGTCAGCCTGATCGGCTACTCGGCCATGGTCGGGGCTGTGGGGGGTGGCGGCCTCGGGGATCTCGGCATTCGCTTTGGCTACCAGCGCTTCATGCCCGACGTCATGCTCGTCGTGGTGCTGGTGCTGATCGTTCTCGTCCAGGGCGTGCAAAGCCTTGGCGACTTCCTCGCGCGCCGGCTCGACAAGCGCGCCCGCTTCTGA
- a CDS encoding aminotransferase, translating into MNEVFSQLGVSIFETMSRLAAEHDAINIGQGFPEDLEPREVVEVAAEAMLAGPHQYPPMRGLPALRKAVAENAQRHFGLEIDWQTEVIVTSGATEALAAAFLALLNPGDEVILLEPAYDSYRPLVQRAGASVVPVTLEAPHWTLPREALEAAVTAKTRAIVLNTPMNPTGHLMGVDDLQFISELINRHDLVAICDEVYEHLTFDGRQHIPLMSLPEARARCVRIGSAGKSFSVTGWKVGYVTADARLLGPIANAHQYLTFTTPPALQTAVAYGLRLDADYFEGLRSKLQQRRDLMAGSLRQAGFTVLDAQGTYFLNIDISAYDPAGDDVAFAQRLVREAGVAAIPLSAFHSDGRSSGLLRLCFAKTPQTILAGVDRLRDWRANKN; encoded by the coding sequence ATGAACGAAGTCTTTTCCCAACTCGGCGTCTCCATTTTCGAGACCATGTCGCGCCTCGCGGCCGAGCATGACGCGATCAATATCGGGCAAGGCTTTCCCGAAGACCTGGAGCCGCGCGAAGTGGTCGAGGTCGCCGCCGAGGCTATGCTGGCCGGCCCGCACCAATACCCGCCCATGCGGGGGCTCCCGGCCCTTCGCAAGGCCGTGGCCGAGAACGCTCAGCGCCACTTCGGGCTCGAGATCGATTGGCAGACCGAGGTGATCGTCACTTCAGGCGCCACCGAGGCCCTGGCCGCCGCCTTTCTCGCATTGCTCAACCCCGGCGACGAAGTCATCCTGCTCGAGCCCGCCTACGACTCCTACCGCCCACTGGTGCAGCGCGCCGGCGCCAGTGTGGTGCCGGTCACCCTCGAAGCGCCGCACTGGACCTTGCCGCGCGAGGCGCTTGAGGCGGCCGTAACCGCCAAAACCCGCGCCATTGTGCTCAACACGCCGATGAACCCGACCGGCCACCTCATGGGGGTCGATGACCTTCAATTCATCAGCGAGCTGATCAACCGGCACGATCTGGTTGCCATCTGTGACGAGGTTTACGAACACCTGACCTTTGATGGCCGGCAGCACATTCCCCTGATGAGTCTGCCCGAGGCGCGTGCGCGTTGTGTGCGCATCGGCTCAGCCGGCAAGTCGTTTTCCGTCACCGGCTGGAAGGTCGGCTATGTCACCGCCGATGCTCGCCTGCTCGGCCCCATTGCCAATGCCCACCAATACCTGACCTTCACCACTCCGCCCGCTTTGCAAACAGCCGTCGCTTACGGCCTGCGACTGGACGCTGATTATTTCGAGGGACTGCGCAGCAAGCTGCAGCAGCGGCGTGACCTGATGGCCGGATCGCTCCGGCAAGCCGGGTTCACCGTGCTGGATGCCCAGGGCACCTATTTCCTCAACATCGACATTTCAGCCTATGATCCAGCTGGGGACGATGTCGCATTCGCGCAACGGCTGGTGCGAGAAGCCGGCGTCGCCGCCATCCCCTTATCGGCCTTCCACAGCGACGGCCGCTCCAGCGGCCTCTTGCGCCTGTGCTTTGCCAAAACGCCGCAAACCATCCTCGCCGGCGTCGATCGCCTGCGTGATTGGCGCGCAAACAAGAACTGA
- a CDS encoding MetQ/NlpA family ABC transporter substrate-binding protein, which yields MTKTFLPALALAVTLSAAPAFAETYKIGVTPGPHAQILEAVQEVLAPKGIELEITEFSDYVVPNEALASGELDANSFQHQPYLDNQIKDRGYDIVSVATTVNFPIGIYSEKIDSIEDLPEGGSIAIPNDPTNGGRVLLLLQENGVIKLKDGVGTAASVADIVDNPKNLQILEIDAAQLPRTLPDVDAAGINTNYAEQAGLDPVNGAILREGPEGPYVNIIAVRSEDKDAEWVKALVEAYHSDEIKQFVDTTFNGAVLASW from the coding sequence ATGACCAAGACCTTCCTGCCTGCCCTGGCGCTTGCCGTCACGCTCTCAGCTGCGCCAGCCTTTGCCGAAACCTACAAGATCGGCGTCACGCCGGGGCCGCACGCCCAGATCCTCGAAGCAGTTCAGGAAGTGCTGGCACCTAAAGGCATCGAACTCGAGATCACCGAGTTCTCCGACTATGTCGTGCCCAACGAAGCGCTCGCTTCGGGTGAACTGGATGCCAATTCGTTCCAGCACCAGCCCTATCTGGACAACCAGATCAAGGACCGCGGCTACGACATCGTTTCGGTCGCCACCACCGTGAACTTCCCCATCGGCATCTATTCCGAAAAGATCGACTCCATTGAGGATCTCCCCGAAGGCGGCTCGATCGCCATTCCCAATGATCCCACCAATGGCGGCCGCGTGCTGCTGCTGCTGCAGGAAAATGGGGTAATCAAGCTCAAGGACGGCGTGGGCACGGCCGCGAGCGTCGCCGACATCGTCGACAATCCCAAGAACCTGCAGATCCTCGAGATCGACGCCGCCCAATTGCCCCGCACCCTGCCCGATGTCGATGCGGCCGGCATCAACACCAATTATGCCGAACAGGCCGGGCTTGATCCGGTGAACGGCGCCATCCTGCGCGAAGGCCCCGAGGGCCCTTACGTCAACATCATCGCTGTCCGCTCCGAGGACAAGGACGCCGAATGGGTCAAGGCGCTGGTTGAAGCCTACCACTCCGATGAGATCAAGCAGTTCGTCGACACCACCTTCAACGGCGCCGTCCTGGCGAGCTGGTAA
- a CDS encoding linear amide C-N hydrolase produces the protein MCTRFVYLGGDDQVVTGRSMDWKTDIATDLWAFPQAMQRSGQAGPNSIQWTSRYGSVVASAHDNSTTDGMNEAGLVANLLWLAESTYPDYDGTRPGLTIAAWTQYVLDNFASVQEAVEALAQEPFVIVTDKVPGDDRMATLHLALSDASGDSAIIEYVGGKQVIHHSRDYQVMTNSPIFEKQLAMEEYWEQIGGTVFLPGTNRASDRFARASFYVQAIPKTDDPVQTIAAAFSVIRNVSVPFGISTPDQPNISSTRWRTVSDHKRKRYFFESAMTPNIFWVDIAKLDLSASGKVMKLDLGPNEMNIYSDRANNQFQPAEPFQFAGLP, from the coding sequence ATGTGCACGCGGTTTGTTTATCTGGGGGGAGACGATCAGGTCGTGACCGGACGCTCCATGGACTGGAAAACCGATATCGCCACCGATCTTTGGGCGTTCCCGCAGGCAATGCAGCGCTCGGGCCAGGCAGGGCCCAATTCGATCCAGTGGACCTCCCGCTATGGCAGCGTTGTCGCTTCGGCCCATGACAACTCGACTACGGACGGGATGAACGAGGCGGGCCTCGTTGCCAATCTGCTGTGGCTGGCCGAATCCACCTATCCCGATTATGACGGCACGCGGCCAGGCCTGACTATCGCCGCCTGGACGCAGTATGTGCTCGACAATTTTGCGTCGGTGCAGGAAGCGGTCGAGGCGCTGGCGCAAGAGCCCTTTGTCATCGTCACGGACAAAGTGCCGGGCGACGACAGGATGGCCACCCTGCACCTGGCCTTGTCGGATGCCAGTGGGGACAGCGCGATCATCGAATATGTCGGTGGCAAGCAGGTCATCCACCACAGCCGCGATTATCAGGTGATGACCAATTCACCGATCTTCGAAAAGCAGCTGGCGATGGAGGAATATTGGGAGCAGATCGGCGGCACCGTGTTTCTGCCCGGCACGAACCGGGCGTCGGACCGCTTCGCGCGCGCTTCCTTTTACGTGCAGGCCATTCCCAAGACCGACGACCCGGTGCAAACCATCGCGGCTGCCTTCAGCGTGATCCGCAATGTCTCGGTTCCTTTTGGCATCAGCACGCCCGATCAGCCCAATATTTCCTCGACGCGCTGGCGCACGGTTTCGGACCACAAGCGCAAGCGCTACTTCTTTGAATCGGCAATGACGCCCAATATCTTCTGGGTTGATATAGCCAAGCTCGATCTTTCAGCCAGTGGCAAGGTGATGAAGCTTGATCTGGGCCCCAACGAGATGAACATCTATTCGGACAGGGCCAACAATCAATTCCAGCCCGCCGAACCGTTTCAGTTCGCTGGCCTTCCCTAG
- a CDS encoding VOC family protein — protein sequence MKVVANIDFDGNCREAFTAYASILGGEIRAMISHRDMPGLAPGISEDRLDRIVHAWIDIGDQALMGQDMQDFSGRSGYSVTIAADSVEQARRIFMALSEGGTSLMPFEPQPWSPGFGMTMDRFGVTWVIDSPAAD from the coding sequence ATGAAAGTCGTTGCCAACATTGATTTCGACGGGAATTGCCGAGAAGCCTTCACCGCCTATGCGAGCATCCTTGGCGGCGAGATCCGGGCCATGATCAGTCACCGCGACATGCCCGGACTTGCGCCGGGCATCTCCGAGGACCGTCTTGACCGGATCGTGCATGCATGGATCGATATCGGCGATCAGGCTCTGATGGGCCAGGACATGCAGGATTTTTCAGGCCGCAGCGGCTACAGCGTCACCATTGCCGCCGATTCCGTCGAGCAAGCCCGCCGCATCTTTATGGCGCTGTCCGAGGGAGGAACGTCGCTCATGCCCTTCGAGCCGCAGCCATGGTCACCGGGCTTTGGCATGACGATGGATCGCTTTGGTGTCACCTGGGTCATCGACTCGCCGGCCGCAGACTGA
- a CDS encoding host attachment protein encodes MQLPHGTIVAVADGEKLNLFRNTGDEGRLQLAAEPKASVDASGSGSGGHQSSSSNPDNGQQAEDGFSAGVVDVLNGMALSGAAKNMVIVAAPRSLGEFRKRYHKSLSAILLGELDKDLTGHSLAEVEAAVGAH; translated from the coding sequence ATGCAGTTGCCCCATGGCACGATTGTTGCCGTTGCTGACGGCGAAAAACTGAACCTGTTCCGGAACACAGGAGATGAAGGCCGCCTGCAGCTGGCCGCCGAGCCAAAGGCGTCCGTGGATGCAAGCGGCTCCGGTTCGGGTGGACATCAAAGCAGCTCGTCCAACCCAGACAATGGTCAGCAAGCAGAAGACGGATTTTCCGCTGGCGTTGTCGACGTGCTCAACGGCATGGCGCTGAGTGGCGCCGCCAAAAACATGGTTATTGTTGCCGCTCCCCGTTCCCTGGGCGAGTTCCGTAAGCGATACCACAAGTCCCTGTCAGCCATCCTGCTCGGCGAGCTCGACAAGGACCTGACCGGACACAGTCTGGCAGAAGTAGAAGCGGCTGTGGGCGCTCACTAG